TTTACTGGGAGTCCCTGTACTGGGTGCCCCTGCCCCGGGAGTCCCTGTACTGGGTGCCCCTGCATCGTGAGTCCCTGTACTGGGTGCCCCTGCCCCGGGAGTCCCCTGCACCGGGCGTCTCCCGAACCAGGAGTCCCAGTACCGGGTACAGAGGCATGtgtaccacccaccccaccccctgGGATTGTACCCTCGAAGGAGGGTACCTTCATAACTTCCCAGTGTCCCGGGTCTTGGATAACCCCCACcgctttagcgcttccccctcccctcccagtctaacaccctcctccctccctcccccccccccccaaatatCACAGTACTGCCCCAGGGTGAGCGCGGATGATCGCATTTATTTTTTGTAAACACCCAACACCTGCTTCGTGTCCAAGGATATACATATGTTTTGTATGGATTAAAAACATACAGGTCGGTGCGCTGATTGTTACATTCgaggggggaagcgctaaacccatgagggTCATAACAGCCCACGGAACTGCATGTTAGTGGTATACTAAAAACGAGATGAATCGTGTGTGTTTGAAATACATATTCGTGTGTAACACTTGATTGTACCACTTGTTCATGTGTAATGTGTATAGCACTTGTGTGTAACGTATGTGTTTAGCACTTGTTTGTGCGTAACgtgtgtgtaacacttgggtaacttCAGTGTGGCGAAATGTGTTCACATTAAATATACCCTATGTCGcgaatgtcttattcatcagcgcATGTTGTAAATGCGTCTCATTCATCAGTGTACGTtatgtctcattcatcagtgtacgttatgtctcattcatcagtgcGTTAAGTGCTAAAAACAACAATTATCACTACTGACGTAGAGACGCGATAAAGATCcagagtgagaaaattaaaacaagattaataataaaatattttaatttggTATTGGCTTTGAAAACATTGTTTTGTGGTGCCTAAAGTTATGATAAAGCTTGAACCAATGACTGAGCGGAGGTGTTCCGTCCGCTGGCGTTTAGCTTAGACAACTTGTCTAGTAGTCCTCGCCTTTGTCATCCTCGTCACCTACAGTGTCGAGGCCGACCTCTTCGTAGTCCTTCTCGAGAGCTGCCAGGTCCTCTCTGGCCTCGGAGAACTctccctcctccataccctcaccCACATACCAGTGGACGAAGGCTCTCTTGGCGTACATCAAGTCGAACTTGTGGTCGAGACGAGCCCAGGCCTCGGCAATGGCTGTAGTGTTGGACAACATGCAGACGGCTCGTGACACCTTAGCAAGATCACCGTTGGGCACAACAGTGGGGGGCTGATAGTTAATGCCCACCTTGAAGCCTGTGGGACACCAGTCCACGAACTGGATGGATCGTTTCGTCTTGATAGAAGCAATGGCAGCGTTGACATCCTTGGGCACCACATCTCCCCTGTACAAGAGGCAACAAGCCATGTACTTGCCGTGACGTGGGTCACATTTCACCATCTGGTTTGCAGGTTCGAAGCAGGCGTTGGTGATTTCCCCAACGGTAAGTTGCTCGTGGTAGGCTTTTTCGGCGGAGATGACAGGAGCGTAGGTGACTAGAGGGAAGTGAATCCTGGGGTAGGGCACCAAGTTAGTCTGGAATTCTGTCAGGTCAACATTGAGAGCTCCGTCGAACCTGAGAGAAGCAGTGATGGATGAGACAATTTGGCCAATTAGACGATTCAGGTTAGCATAGGAGGGTCGTTCGATATCCAGGTTCCTGCGGCAGATGTCGTAGATGGCCTCGTTGTCAACCATGAAGGCGCAGTCGGAGTGCTcgagtgtagtgtgggttgtcAGGATGGAGTTGTAGGGTTCAACAACGGCGGTAGCAACTTGAGGGGCGGGATAGATGGCGAACTCCAGCTTGCTCTTCTTGCCGTAGTCGACGGAGAGTCGTTCCATCAGCAGAGAGGTGAAGCCGGAGCCGGTTCCGCCACCGAAGGAGTGGAAGACAAGGAATCCTTGGAGACCGGTGCAACTGTCGGCCAGTTTCCTGATACGATCCAAAACCAGGTCGACGATTTCCTTTCCGATAGTGTAGTGTCCTCTGGCATAGTTGTTGGCGGCGTCTTCTTTGCCGCTGATGAGTTGCTCTGGGTGGAACAGCTGGCGGTAGGTGCCGGTGCGAACCTCATCTGAAGAAAAACTGTTTCGCCTAAGAGTTGTAACTTTATTTAATAATACACACTAATTACATGTGCTCTGGAGGAAACACATCTaacaaatctatttttttttttctcaataacCAAGGAAGCCATTAATATGAAATTCTTCGGCGAGACTCACCGACTACTGAGGGCTCCAGGTCGACGAAGACTGCTCTGGGGACGTGCTTGCCAGCGCCGGTCTCGCTGAAGAAGGTGGTGAAGGAATCGTCGCCGCTGCCGAGGGCCTTGTCAGAGGGTATGGAGCCGTCGGGGGCAATACCGTGCTCGAGGCAGTAAAGCTCCCAGCACGCATTGCCCATCTggcaaccagcctgacccacatgGATGGAGATACACTCACGCTGTGAGGGAGACACAGTAATGTAGAAGACTGGTACAACTGAAGACGTGCTAGTAGAAGAAAGAGTAAAAAAGTCAACATTCCTAGGTTTATATCACAAAAAAATTATTCATATACCTAAGTACGCACTCACGTGGAAGAAAGTAATTCTGAGGCATTATGCAAGTGCAGAAGACAGCATCATGGATAACCTAACAGAGCCCAAGTATAAATGCCGCCCATGAagacgactaacacccaggtacctatttactgacaggtcaacatgggcagcaggtgtaaagagaCTTCACCAAACGTCTCTTTAAATATTTCAGTTGAAACAAGCTGTGGAACGTGACACTTGTTTACAGTTTAGGACATTTAATAAATTAGACATTTCGCCACAAGTAGTTTCATCAATGCTTTAATAAATTTCTTGAAATGTGGACTCGTGGAGAAATG
This Cherax quadricarinatus isolate ZL_2023a chromosome 58, ASM3850222v1, whole genome shotgun sequence DNA region includes the following protein-coding sequences:
- the LOC128698013 gene encoding tubulin alpha chain, whose amino-acid sequence is MRECISIHVGQAGCQMGNACWELYCLEHGIAPDGSIPSDKALGSGDDSFTTFFSETGAGKHVPRAVFVDLEPSVVDEVRTGTYRQLFHPEQLISGKEDAANNYARGHYTIGKEIVDLVLDRIRKLADSCTGLQGFLVFHSFGGGTGSGFTSLLMERLSVDYGKKSKLEFAIYPAPQVATAVVEPYNSILTTHTTLEHSDCAFMVDNEAIYDICRRNLDIERPSYANLNRLIGQIVSSITASLRFDGALNVDLTEFQTNLVPYPRIHFPLVTYAPVISAEKAYHEQLTVGEITNACFEPANQMVKCDPRHGKYMACCLLYRGDVVPKDVNAAIASIKTKRSIQFVDWCPTGFKVGINYQPPTVVPNGDLAKVSRAVCMLSNTTAIAEAWARLDHKFDLMYAKRAFVHWYVGEGMEEGEFSEAREDLAALEKDYEEVGLDTVGDEDDKGEDY